Proteins encoded together in one Micromonospora auratinigra window:
- a CDS encoding FAD-dependent oxidoreductase translates to MRVIVVGYGMAGARVAAELRARDGDRKVTVLGAEPHRAYNRIMLSTLLAGKVDEPDLELTEPAGQGVDVRTGVAVTAIDRAAREVHTADGDRHGYDHLILATGSRALVPPLPGLDPLPDRVVPFRTLDDCRRILAAAGPARSALVLGGGLLGLEAARGLAARGLDVTVVHPVGHLMERQLDPAAGAVLAGTLAGLGVRTALAVPAVGVVTAGDTVRLDLADGRSLTADLLVLSCGVRPDTALAATAGLAVERGVVVDDRMRTSDPRISALGDCAQHDGTLTGLVAPAWAQARVLAEVLTGADPSARYRPRPVVTRLKAAGIDLAAMGDAADGGPADEELTFADPARGTYARLRIRDERLTGAILLGDNPAVGTVVQLFDRGAPVPVDRRALLLGRAAGVAPAAPAASPALMPDATTVCQCNDVSKGALVACWRAGARTVAELSAATRAATGCGGCRDAVAGIADWLAEVDGGGDPMRRGRTGEVTA, encoded by the coding sequence ATGCGGGTGATCGTCGTCGGGTACGGGATGGCGGGCGCCCGGGTCGCCGCCGAGCTGCGCGCGCGCGACGGCGACCGGAAGGTCACCGTGCTCGGCGCGGAGCCGCACCGGGCGTACAACCGGATCATGCTCTCCACCCTGCTCGCTGGGAAGGTCGACGAGCCGGATCTGGAGCTGACCGAGCCGGCCGGGCAGGGCGTGGACGTCCGCACCGGGGTGGCGGTGACCGCGATCGACCGGGCCGCCCGGGAGGTGCACACCGCCGACGGGGACCGGCACGGCTACGACCACCTGATCCTCGCCACCGGCAGCCGGGCCCTGGTGCCACCGCTGCCCGGCCTCGACCCACTGCCCGACCGGGTGGTGCCGTTCCGCACCCTCGACGACTGCCGGCGGATCCTCGCCGCCGCCGGGCCGGCCCGCAGCGCCCTGGTGCTCGGCGGCGGCCTGCTCGGGCTGGAGGCGGCGCGCGGGCTCGCCGCCCGGGGGCTGGACGTGACCGTGGTCCACCCGGTCGGGCACCTGATGGAACGCCAGCTCGACCCGGCCGCCGGGGCGGTGCTCGCCGGCACCCTCGCCGGGCTCGGCGTGCGGACCGCGCTGGCCGTGCCGGCGGTCGGGGTGGTCACCGCGGGGGACACCGTCCGGCTCGACCTCGCCGACGGCCGGTCGCTCACCGCCGACCTGCTGGTCCTCTCCTGCGGGGTACGCCCCGACACGGCGCTCGCCGCCACGGCCGGCCTGGCCGTCGAGCGGGGCGTGGTGGTGGACGACCGGATGCGGACCAGCGACCCCCGGATCTCGGCGCTCGGTGACTGCGCCCAGCACGACGGCACGCTCACCGGGCTGGTCGCGCCGGCCTGGGCGCAGGCCCGGGTGCTGGCCGAGGTGCTGACCGGCGCCGACCCCTCGGCCCGGTACCGGCCCCGGCCGGTGGTGACCCGGCTGAAGGCGGCCGGCATCGACCTGGCCGCGATGGGGGACGCCGCCGACGGTGGGCCCGCCGACGAGGAGCTGACCTTCGCCGATCCGGCCCGGGGCACGTACGCCCGGTTGCGGATCCGCGACGAGCGGCTGACCGGCGCGATCCTGCTCGGCGACAACCCGGCGGTGGGCACCGTGGTGCAGCTCTTCGACCGGGGCGCGCCGGTCCCGGTGGACCGCCGGGCGCTGCTGCTCGGTCGGGCCGCCGGGGTCGCCCCGGCCGCCCCGGCCGCGTCCCCGGCGCTGATGCCGGACGCGACCACCGTCTGCCAGTGCAACGACGTCAGCAAGGGCGCGCTGGTGGCGTGCTGGCGGGCCGGCGCCCGGACCGTCGCGGAGCTGTCGGCGGCGACCCGGGCCGCCACCGGCTGCGGTGGCTGCCGGGACGCGGTGGCCGGCATCGCCGACTGGCTGGCCGAGGTCGACGGCGGTGGTGACCCGATGAGGCGAGGACGGACCGGAGAGGTGACGGCATGA
- a CDS encoding molybdopterin oxidoreductase family protein translates to MTDGARLATLPREAATHCPYCALQCGMVLRDTATAIEVAPRQFPTNRGGLCQKGWTAAELLDHPDRLTTPLLRDRSDAELRPASWDEALDRVATGLHAVRDRYGPDAVAVFGGGGLTNEKAYALGKFARVALRTRHIDYNGRWCMSSAAAAGLRAFGVDRGLPFPLADLGRADTLLLVGANPAETMPPLLRHLADQRARGGRLIVVDPRLTATARQADRHLQPLPGTDLAVANALLHIALTEGWLDRAYVTDRTTGFDEVRRTVAEYWPAEVERLSGVPVADLEATARDLATVDRAVILTARGAEQHTKGVDTVTAFINLALALGLPGRPGSGYGCLTGQGNGQGGREHGQKADQLPGYRRIDDPTARAHVAGVWGVDPADLPGPGVPAYALLDALGTADGARALLVFGSNPVVSAPRAARVESRLRDLDLLVVADFLRSETAELADVVLPVAQWAEEDGTMTNLEGRVLRRRALREPPPGVRTDLDVLAALAERLAAPGDFPTDPGAVFAELRRASAGGPADYAGISWERIDADTGVFWPCPDPAGPDTPRLFADRFPTEDGRARFRAVRHRPAAEPVCAEYPLHFTTGRVLAQYQSGAQTRRVDALRRAAPEGFVELHPDLAGRLGVAEGDQVRVVSRRGELRAPARLSPTIRPDTVFAPFHWPGAARANSVTNDAVDPVSGMPEFKICAVRVEKPCG, encoded by the coding sequence ATGACAGACGGTGCACGGCTGGCGACGCTCCCCCGCGAGGCGGCCACCCACTGCCCGTACTGTGCCCTCCAGTGCGGGATGGTGCTGCGCGACACCGCGACGGCGATCGAGGTGGCGCCCCGGCAGTTCCCCACCAACCGCGGCGGCCTGTGCCAGAAGGGCTGGACCGCAGCCGAACTGCTCGACCACCCGGACCGGCTGACCACCCCGCTGCTGCGCGACCGGTCCGACGCCGAGCTACGCCCGGCGAGCTGGGACGAGGCCCTCGACCGGGTCGCCACCGGCCTGCACGCCGTGCGGGACCGGTACGGCCCGGACGCGGTCGCCGTCTTCGGCGGCGGCGGGCTGACCAACGAGAAGGCGTACGCGCTCGGCAAGTTCGCCCGGGTGGCGCTGCGCACCCGGCACATCGACTACAACGGCCGCTGGTGCATGTCGTCGGCGGCGGCGGCCGGGCTGCGGGCCTTCGGGGTCGACCGGGGGCTGCCGTTCCCGCTCGCCGACCTCGGCCGGGCCGACACCCTGCTGCTGGTCGGGGCCAACCCGGCCGAGACGATGCCGCCGCTGCTGCGCCACCTGGCCGACCAGCGCGCCCGGGGCGGCCGGCTGATCGTGGTCGACCCCCGGCTGACCGCCACCGCCCGGCAGGCCGACCGGCACCTGCAACCGCTGCCCGGCACCGACCTCGCGGTGGCCAACGCGCTGCTGCACATCGCGCTCACCGAGGGCTGGCTCGACCGGGCGTACGTGACCGACCGGACCACCGGCTTCGACGAGGTGCGCCGGACCGTCGCCGAGTACTGGCCGGCCGAGGTGGAACGCCTCTCCGGGGTGCCGGTGGCCGACCTGGAGGCGACCGCCCGCGACCTGGCCACCGTGGACCGGGCCGTGATCCTCACCGCCCGGGGCGCGGAGCAGCACACCAAGGGCGTCGACACGGTCACCGCGTTCATCAACCTGGCGCTCGCCCTGGGCCTGCCCGGCCGCCCCGGCTCCGGGTACGGCTGCCTCACCGGTCAGGGCAACGGGCAGGGCGGGCGGGAGCACGGGCAGAAGGCCGACCAGCTCCCCGGCTACCGGCGGATCGACGACCCGACGGCCCGGGCGCACGTGGCCGGCGTCTGGGGCGTCGACCCCGCCGACCTGCCCGGGCCGGGCGTGCCCGCGTACGCCCTGCTGGATGCCCTCGGCACCGCGGACGGCGCGCGGGCGCTGCTCGTCTTCGGCTCCAACCCGGTGGTGTCCGCCCCCCGCGCGGCCCGGGTCGAGTCCCGGCTGCGCGACCTGGATCTGCTGGTGGTGGCCGACTTCCTGCGCTCGGAGACGGCGGAGCTGGCCGACGTGGTGCTGCCCGTCGCGCAGTGGGCCGAGGAGGACGGCACGATGACCAACCTGGAGGGTCGGGTGCTGCGCCGCCGGGCGCTGCGCGAACCACCGCCCGGGGTGCGCACCGACCTCGACGTCCTCGCCGCGCTCGCGGAGCGCCTCGCCGCCCCCGGCGACTTCCCCACCGACCCGGGCGCCGTCTTCGCCGAGCTGCGCCGGGCCTCGGCCGGCGGGCCGGCCGACTACGCGGGCATCAGCTGGGAGCGGATCGACGCCGACACCGGCGTCTTCTGGCCGTGCCCGGACCCGGCCGGGCCGGACACCCCCCGGCTCTTCGCCGACCGGTTCCCCACCGAGGACGGGCGGGCCCGGTTCCGGGCGGTCCGGCACCGGCCGGCCGCCGAGCCGGTCTGTGCCGAGTACCCGCTGCACTTCACCACCGGCCGGGTGCTCGCCCAGTACCAGTCCGGCGCGCAGACCCGGCGGGTCGACGCGCTGCGCCGGGCCGCCCCGGAGGGCTTCGTCGAGCTGCACCCCGACCTGGCCGGCCGGCTCGGGGTGGCCGAAGGCGACCAGGTCCGGGTGGTCTCCCGCCGGGGTGAGCTGCGCGCGCCGGCCCGGCTCAGCCCGACCATCCGGCCGGACACCGTCTTCGCCCCGTTCCACTGGCCGGGCGCGGCCCGGGCCAACTCGGTCACCAACGACGCCGTCGACCCGGTCTCCGGGATGCCGGAGTTCAAGATCTGCGCCGTCCGGGTGGAGAAGCCATGCGGGTGA
- the nirB gene encoding nitrite reductase large subunit NirB, with the protein MSGGRLVVVGNGMVGQRLVEALRARDQDRRWRVTVLAEERRPAYDRVRLSAFFDGVSADELSLHTPDDGVELRLGEPAVGIDRNRRVVRTATGEHPYDAVVLATGSAAFVPPIAGTELPGVFVYRTLDDLAAIRAHAQGRRTGAVIGGGLLGLEAANALRLLGLATSVVEFAPRLMPVQVDEAGGAMLRRYVEELGVTTYLGVATAALRAGPDGTVGALELSDGRTVGADLVVVAAGIRPRDELARAAGLPLGPRGGVLVDAGCRTADERIWAVGECAAVQGTCHGLVAPGYATAEVVADRLLGGVATFPGADTATKLKLLGVDVASFGDAHGTTPGCLDVTFTDPATRSYAKLVLSDDAKTLLGGVLVGDASAYPTLRASVGGPLPGPPLALLAPAGGAGAGAGALPAAAQVCSCNAVTRADIDAAIAGGAADVPALKACTRAGTSCGSCVPMLKQLLDAAGVRQSTALCEHFDAGRQELFDLIRVRGIRTFSRLIAEHGRGRGCDICKPVVASILASLGTGHVLDGEAASLQDTNDHFLANLQRDGSYSVVPRIPGGEITPEKLIVIGEVARDFHLYTKITGGQRIDLFGARVEQLPQIWRRLVDAGFESGHAYGKALRTVKSCVGETWCRYGVQDSVGLAVALELRYRGLRAPHKLKSAVSGCARECAEARSKDFGVIATDTGWNLYVGGNGGFRPRHADLFATDLSTEALVRLIDRFLMYYVRTADRLQRTAAWIEAMDGGLDHLRSVLVDDSLGLCAELDAAMARHVAGYSDEWRDVLEDPERLRRFTSFVNAPEVPDPSITFAVERGQPVPARETPSTVATDRRRQPVALGLPEVRR; encoded by the coding sequence ATGAGTGGCGGCAGGCTGGTGGTCGTCGGCAACGGCATGGTCGGGCAACGCCTCGTCGAGGCGTTGCGGGCCCGGGACCAGGACCGGCGCTGGCGGGTGACGGTGCTCGCCGAGGAGCGGCGGCCGGCGTACGACCGGGTGCGGCTCTCGGCCTTCTTCGACGGGGTGAGCGCCGACGAGCTGAGCCTGCACACCCCCGACGACGGGGTGGAGCTGCGCCTCGGCGAGCCGGCCGTCGGCATCGACCGGAACCGGCGGGTGGTGCGCACCGCGACCGGCGAGCACCCGTACGACGCGGTGGTGCTGGCCACCGGCTCGGCCGCGTTCGTCCCGCCGATCGCCGGCACCGAGCTGCCCGGGGTCTTCGTCTACCGGACGCTGGACGACCTGGCGGCGATCCGGGCGCACGCGCAGGGCCGGCGCACCGGCGCGGTGATCGGGGGCGGCCTGCTCGGCCTGGAGGCGGCGAACGCGCTGCGCCTGCTGGGGCTGGCCACCAGCGTGGTCGAGTTCGCGCCCCGGCTGATGCCGGTGCAGGTGGACGAGGCGGGCGGGGCGATGCTGCGCCGGTACGTCGAGGAGCTGGGCGTCACCACGTACCTCGGGGTGGCCACCGCCGCGCTGCGCGCCGGGCCTGACGGGACGGTCGGCGCGCTGGAACTCTCCGACGGCCGGACGGTCGGCGCGGACCTGGTGGTGGTGGCCGCCGGCATCCGGCCCCGGGACGAGCTGGCCCGGGCCGCCGGCCTGCCGCTCGGCCCGCGCGGCGGGGTGCTGGTCGACGCCGGCTGCCGGACGGCCGACGAGCGGATCTGGGCGGTCGGGGAGTGCGCCGCGGTGCAGGGCACCTGCCACGGCCTGGTCGCCCCCGGGTACGCGACCGCCGAGGTGGTCGCCGACCGGCTGCTCGGCGGGGTGGCCACCTTCCCCGGCGCGGACACCGCGACCAAGCTCAAGCTGCTCGGCGTGGACGTGGCCTCCTTCGGCGACGCGCACGGCACCACCCCGGGCTGCCTCGACGTCACCTTCACCGACCCGGCCACCCGCTCGTACGCGAAGCTGGTCCTCTCCGACGACGCGAAGACGCTGCTGGGTGGCGTGCTGGTCGGGGACGCGAGCGCGTACCCGACGCTGCGCGCCAGCGTCGGCGGGCCGCTGCCCGGTCCCCCGCTGGCGCTGCTGGCCCCGGCCGGCGGCGCGGGCGCCGGGGCCGGCGCGCTGCCGGCCGCCGCGCAGGTCTGCTCCTGCAACGCGGTGACCCGGGCGGACATCGACGCGGCGATCGCCGGTGGGGCGGCGGACGTCCCCGCGCTGAAGGCGTGCACCCGGGCCGGCACCAGCTGCGGCTCCTGCGTGCCGATGCTGAAGCAGCTGCTGGACGCGGCCGGCGTGCGGCAGTCGACCGCGCTCTGCGAGCACTTCGACGCCGGCCGGCAGGAGCTGTTCGACCTGATCCGGGTCCGCGGCATCCGCACCTTCTCCCGGTTGATCGCCGAGCACGGGCGGGGCCGCGGCTGCGACATCTGCAAGCCGGTGGTGGCCTCGATCCTCGCCTCGCTCGGCACCGGGCACGTGCTCGACGGCGAGGCGGCGTCGCTGCAGGACACCAACGACCACTTCCTGGCCAACCTGCAACGCGACGGCAGCTACTCGGTGGTGCCGCGGATCCCCGGCGGCGAGATCACCCCGGAGAAGCTGATCGTGATCGGTGAGGTGGCCCGCGACTTCCACCTCTACACCAAGATCACCGGCGGGCAGCGGATCGACCTGTTCGGGGCGCGGGTCGAGCAGCTCCCGCAGATCTGGCGCCGGCTGGTCGACGCCGGCTTCGAGTCCGGCCACGCGTACGGCAAGGCGCTGCGCACGGTGAAGTCCTGCGTCGGCGAGACCTGGTGCCGGTACGGGGTGCAGGACTCGGTCGGACTGGCCGTCGCGCTGGAGCTGCGCTACCGGGGCCTGCGCGCCCCGCACAAGCTGAAGTCGGCGGTCTCCGGCTGTGCCCGGGAGTGCGCCGAGGCGCGCAGCAAGGACTTCGGCGTCATCGCCACCGACACCGGCTGGAACCTCTACGTCGGCGGCAACGGCGGTTTCCGGCCCCGGCACGCCGACCTCTTCGCCACCGACCTGTCCACCGAGGCGCTGGTCCGGCTGATCGACCGGTTCCTGATGTACTACGTCCGCACCGCCGACCGGTTGCAGCGTACGGCCGCCTGGATCGAGGCCATGGACGGCGGCCTGGACCACCTGCGGTCGGTGCTCGTGGACGACTCGCTCGGGCTCTGCGCCGAACTCGACGCGGCGATGGCCCGGCACGTCGCCGGGTACTCCGACGAGTGGCGGGACGTGCTGGAGGACCCGGAGCGGCTGCGCCGGTTCACCTCCTTCGTCAACGCCCCCGAGGTGCCCGACCCGTCCATCACGTTCGCCGTCGAGCGGGGGCAGCCGGTGCCGGCGCGGGAGACCCCGTCCACGGTCGCCACCGACCGCCGGCGCCAGCCGGTCGCCCTCGGCCTCCCGGAGGTACGCCGATGA